A genomic segment from Ruficoccus amylovorans encodes:
- the gpmA gene encoding 2,3-diphosphoglycerate-dependent phosphoglycerate mutase: MYKIVLLRHGESQWNLENRFTGWTDVDLTEKGEAQAREAGHVLAKEGFRFDIAFTSLQTRANRTLNLCLESMNLSFIPVLKSWRLNERHYGALQGLDKSETAAKYGDEQVLVWRRSYDIPPPALELTDERFPGNDPRYADLPKDDLPQTECLKDCVARFLPYWDMEIKPRVAEGKSVIIAAHGNSLRSLYKHLAKVSDEDIIGVNIPTGMPLVFELNEKFETEKFYYLGDPEAVKKAMEAVANQGKAK; encoded by the coding sequence ATGTATAAGATTGTACTTCTGCGCCACGGCGAAAGCCAATGGAACCTTGAAAACCGCTTCACCGGCTGGACCGACGTGGACCTGACCGAAAAGGGCGAAGCCCAGGCCCGCGAGGCCGGTCACGTGCTGGCCAAGGAAGGCTTCCGTTTCGACATCGCTTTCACCTCCCTGCAAACCCGCGCCAACCGCACGCTCAACCTCTGCCTGGAGTCGATGAACCTGAGCTTCATCCCCGTGCTCAAGAGCTGGCGGCTGAACGAGCGCCACTACGGCGCGCTGCAAGGGCTCGACAAGAGCGAAACCGCCGCCAAGTACGGCGACGAGCAGGTGCTGGTGTGGCGTCGCAGCTACGACATCCCGCCCCCCGCGCTGGAACTGACCGACGAGCGCTTCCCCGGCAACGACCCGCGCTACGCCGACCTGCCCAAGGACGACCTGCCCCAGACCGAGTGCCTGAAGGACTGCGTGGCCCGCTTCCTGCCGTACTGGGACATGGAAATCAAGCCCCGCGTGGCTGAAGGCAAGTCCGTCATCATCGCCGCCCACGGCAACTCCCTGCGCTCCCTTTACAAGCACCTGGCCAAGGTTTCCGACGAGGACATCATCGGCGTCAACATCCCCACCGGCATGCCGCTCGTGTTTGAATTGAACGAAAAGTTCGAGACCGAGAAGTTCTACTACCTGGGCGACCCGGAGGCCGTAAAAAAGGCCATGGAAGCTGTTGCCAACCAGGGCAAGGCCAAGTAG
- a CDS encoding ATP:cob(I)alamin adenosyltransferase — protein sequence MSLPNIATRRGDSGTTALWSGERVSKTDARIRTTGEIDLVLAMLGRGHRYLRAGDAFAQQLSTDFLHLQRRFTYLMGEVSTGEEGKQKYTERKEAITQADVEFIEGIYERLRTHLDESGYQFDFSSWKVSGETGEASAEFHVIRAAFRRVELMLWALHEQGFTIREPLLKCFNRFSDVLFYTAVLLEE from the coding sequence ATGTCCCTGCCGAATATAGCCACCCGCCGCGGCGACAGCGGCACGACCGCCCTGTGGTCGGGCGAACGGGTTTCCAAGACCGATGCGCGCATCCGCACCACCGGCGAGATCGACCTCGTGCTGGCCATGCTGGGGCGCGGGCACCGCTACCTGCGGGCCGGGGACGCCTTTGCGCAGCAGCTCAGCACGGACTTCCTGCACCTGCAGCGGCGCTTCACCTACCTGATGGGCGAAGTCTCCACCGGCGAGGAGGGCAAGCAGAAGTACACCGAGCGCAAGGAGGCGATCACCCAGGCCGATGTCGAGTTCATCGAGGGCATTTACGAGCGCCTGCGCACCCACCTCGACGAGAGCGGTTACCAGTTTGACTTCAGTAGCTGGAAGGTCTCCGGTGAGACTGGCGAAGCCTCGGCGGAGTTCCACGTCATCCGGGCGGCCTTCCGCCGGGTCGAGTTGATGCTGTGGGCCTTGCACGAGCAGGGCTTCACTATCCGCGAGCCCCTGCTCAAGTGCTTTAACCGCTTTTCCGACGTGCTCTTTTACACCGCGGTCCTCTTGGAAGAGTAA
- a CDS encoding heavy metal translocating P-type ATPase — MAEKEDCPCPDSRASCPAGVGQTVRQSPGVEGVDIDHESGRIDILYDPQRATPADVEQAARRLSGQIGAIPGKCVFRLHGRGCEECARRIGIDLEHRPGIRRASASFLGGVLSVSFDQGGHDEGTILETARSAGAQVEPLEEALHKEEAEKAESRKSVGAFIRYWLSGSRLEIVFTALTLAGMCAGLVTEKLGASGAVYNTLYVLAYVFGGYYGTLAGLESIRRRVVDVDLLMILAALGAAYVGAPFEGAMLLFLFSFSEVLQNFAIGRTRNAIKALAQMRPQSAHVLRGDRIVETPIAEIELGARLLIRPGDRIPLDGQVVAGESTLDQSSVTGESMPVAKAVGDGVFAGTMNQNGSLTVQVTKLAKDSTISKLIKMVEEAQSEKAKTQRFLESAEQYYALGVIVFTVLLGVLLPTVFKVPLDEALYRAITVMVVASPCALVISTPASILSAIGNGARRGILFKGGAHLEQAATLRVITFDKTGTLTEGKPRVNELIAFAETPEGDLLRLAGAVEAKSEHPLAQAIVEMAQGQGVSFPECRGFRAVTGKGALAEVEGRTILVGSPKWMREYHFENADEIEARVAQIQDSGRTNVLVGELHEQSKTVKVLGSFAIADHLRAEVPAVVKRLREQGIRRVVMLTGDARRVARAVSAEAGLDEYYADLLPEEKVRLMKELSRGEHVGMVGDGTNDAPALASATVGIAMGAAGSDVALESADIVLMANDLKRIPYLIALSHAARRVMLQNLIFAAGVIVVMVLATLFLPLVGVDVPLPLGVFAHEGGTVLVCLNGLRLLAFNDKSLETD; from the coding sequence ATGGCCGAAAAGGAAGATTGCCCGTGCCCGGATTCCCGGGCGTCGTGTCCGGCTGGCGTGGGCCAGACGGTGCGCCAGTCGCCGGGGGTGGAGGGCGTGGACATCGACCACGAGTCTGGCCGCATTGACATCCTTTACGACCCGCAGCGAGCCACCCCGGCGGATGTCGAGCAGGCCGCCCGGCGCTTGAGCGGGCAGATCGGGGCCATCCCCGGCAAGTGCGTTTTCCGTCTGCACGGGCGCGGCTGCGAGGAGTGCGCCCGCCGCATCGGCATTGACCTGGAGCACCGTCCGGGCATCCGGCGGGCCAGCGCGTCATTTCTGGGCGGCGTGCTCAGTGTGAGTTTCGATCAGGGCGGGCACGACGAGGGCACGATTCTGGAGACGGCCCGCTCGGCGGGGGCGCAGGTCGAGCCGCTGGAGGAGGCGCTCCACAAGGAGGAGGCGGAAAAAGCCGAGTCGCGCAAATCCGTGGGCGCGTTCATCCGCTACTGGCTCAGTGGCAGCCGCCTGGAAATCGTTTTTACCGCGCTCACTCTGGCCGGCATGTGCGCCGGACTGGTCACCGAAAAGCTGGGGGCGTCCGGGGCGGTTTACAACACGCTGTATGTGCTGGCCTATGTTTTTGGCGGGTACTACGGGACGCTGGCCGGGCTGGAGTCGATCCGCCGCCGGGTGGTCGATGTGGACCTGCTCATGATCCTGGCCGCGCTCGGGGCGGCCTATGTGGGGGCGCCCTTCGAGGGGGCCATGCTGCTCTTTTTGTTTTCCTTTTCCGAGGTTCTGCAAAATTTCGCCATCGGCCGCACCCGCAACGCCATCAAGGCGCTGGCGCAGATGCGTCCGCAGTCGGCCCACGTGTTGCGCGGCGACCGCATTGTGGAAACGCCCATCGCCGAGATCGAGCTGGGGGCGCGACTGCTGATCCGCCCCGGAGACCGCATCCCGCTGGACGGACAGGTCGTGGCGGGCGAGAGCACGCTCGATCAGAGTTCCGTCACCGGCGAGTCGATGCCGGTGGCCAAGGCCGTGGGCGACGGCGTTTTTGCCGGAACCATGAACCAGAACGGCAGCCTCACGGTGCAGGTCACCAAGCTGGCCAAGGACTCGACCATTTCCAAGCTGATCAAAATGGTCGAGGAGGCGCAGTCCGAGAAGGCGAAGACCCAGCGCTTTCTCGAAAGCGCGGAGCAGTATTACGCGCTCGGGGTGATTGTGTTTACCGTGCTGCTGGGGGTGCTCCTGCCCACGGTTTTCAAGGTGCCGCTCGACGAGGCCCTGTATCGGGCGATCACTGTCATGGTGGTGGCCTCGCCCTGCGCGCTGGTCATCAGCACGCCCGCCTCCATCCTCTCCGCCATCGGCAACGGTGCCCGCCGGGGGATTCTGTTCAAGGGGGGGGCGCACCTGGAGCAGGCCGCCACGCTGCGCGTGATCACTTTTGACAAAACCGGCACGCTGACCGAGGGCAAGCCCCGTGTGAACGAGCTGATCGCCTTCGCGGAGACCCCGGAGGGCGACCTGCTGCGGCTGGCCGGGGCGGTCGAGGCCAAGTCCGAGCACCCGCTGGCGCAGGCCATTGTCGAGATGGCGCAAGGGCAGGGTGTTAGCTTTCCCGAGTGCCGGGGCTTCCGCGCTGTCACCGGCAAGGGCGCGCTGGCCGAAGTCGAGGGCCGGACGATTCTCGTGGGCAGCCCGAAGTGGATGCGCGAGTACCACTTTGAAAACGCGGACGAGATCGAGGCGCGGGTGGCGCAGATTCAGGACTCGGGCCGTACGAACGTCCTGGTGGGCGAACTGCACGAGCAGAGCAAGACGGTCAAGGTGCTGGGGTCGTTCGCCATCGCCGACCACCTGCGGGCGGAAGTCCCCGCCGTGGTCAAGCGCCTGCGCGAGCAGGGCATCCGCCGCGTGGTCATGCTGACCGGGGATGCCCGGCGGGTCGCCCGCGCCGTCTCCGCCGAGGCCGGGCTGGATGAGTATTATGCCGATCTTTTACCGGAGGAAAAAGTCCGCCTGATGAAGGAGCTTTCGCGCGGTGAACACGTCGGCATGGTCGGCGACGGCACCAACGACGCGCCCGCGCTGGCCTCGGCCACGGTGGGGATCGCAATGGGCGCGGCGGGCAGCGACGTGGCGCTGGAGAGCGCGGACATCGTGCTCATGGCCAACGACCTCAAACGCATCCCGTACCTGATCGCGCTCAGCCACGCGGCCCGCCGCGTCATGCTCCAGAACCTGATCTTCGCCGCCGGGGTGATCGTGGTCATGGTTCTGGCCACGCTTTTCCTGCCGCTGGTCGGGGTGGATGTACCGCTGCCGCTGGGCGTCTTCGCGCACGAGGGCGGCACCGTGCTGGTCTGCCTGAACGGCCTGCGCCTGCTCGCCTTCAACGACAAAAGCCTGGAGACGGATTGA